One genomic window of Streptomyces sp. NBC_00237 includes the following:
- a CDS encoding alpha/beta fold hydrolase: MSEHDARHDAEHDAEHDAHRMHVVHDGPPQAPPVLLIHGSGASGSSWNPLVPALAGPHHVVRVDLPGCGQSPPAESYDVPVLADRVARLLDGLGLRSVTVAGHSSGGYVATALAERRPDLVGALALVSTGPSSGALLPQPAVVRALTAPPFGALLWALRSDAMIRKGIGAMLARPVDVPDDVLADMRTTTYRAFRSVLRQFGAYLDERSVPERLTALDVPVLVVFGAADPRWEPSSAHQYDAVPRTRLVMLPGVGHVPLWEAPEETARLLLDFAARTAGTPPVTPQRA; encoded by the coding sequence ATGAGCGAACATGACGCCCGACATGACGCCGAACACGACGCCGAACACGACGCGCACAGGATGCACGTGGTCCACGACGGCCCGCCCCAGGCGCCGCCGGTCCTGCTCATCCACGGGTCGGGGGCCTCGGGCTCCTCGTGGAATCCACTGGTTCCGGCACTCGCCGGGCCGCATCACGTTGTTCGGGTCGACCTTCCCGGGTGCGGTCAGTCCCCGCCCGCGGAGTCCTACGACGTGCCGGTCCTCGCGGACCGGGTGGCGCGGCTGCTCGACGGGCTCGGGCTCCGTTCCGTCACGGTGGCCGGACACTCCAGCGGCGGCTACGTCGCCACCGCGCTCGCGGAGCGGCGTCCCGATCTCGTGGGCGCGCTCGCGCTGGTCAGCACCGGACCGAGTTCCGGTGCGCTCCTGCCGCAGCCCGCCGTCGTCCGGGCCCTGACGGCCCCGCCCTTCGGTGCGCTCCTGTGGGCGCTGCGTTCCGACGCGATGATCCGCAAGGGGATCGGTGCGATGCTCGCCCGGCCGGTGGACGTTCCGGACGACGTGCTCGCCGACATGCGCACCACCACCTACCGCGCGTTCAGGTCGGTCCTGCGCCAATTCGGCGCGTACCTCGACGAGCGGAGCGTGCCCGAGCGCCTCACCGCCCTCGACGTCCCCGTACTCGTCGTCTTCGGCGCCGCCGACCCGCGTTGGGAGCCCTCGTCGGCGCACCAGTACGACGCGGTGCCCCGCACGCGCCTCGTCATGCTGCCGGGCGTCGGGCACGTACCCCTGTGGGAAGCCCCTGAGGAGACCGCCCGGCTCCTGCTGGACTTCGCGGCG